A window of the Blattabacterium cuenoti genome harbors these coding sequences:
- the mdh gene encoding malate dehydrogenase, whose amino-acid sequence MKVTIIGAGNVGASCASLLAQKNIVRKIVLLDIREKLSEGKSLDISQMLPLMESNTEVIGITNDYSKSKNSEIIIITCGIPRKPGMSRDDLVQTNAEIIRSVTKKSVFFSPKAKFIVVSNPLDVMAYVSYITAKIDPSRIIGMAGILDSTRYRFFLSKKLNISPIDIQSLLLGGHGDTMVPLYRYTSVSGIPIKEFLSEEENDAIIEKTKKGGEEIVDLLETSAWMAPSASIIKIVEAILKDTKRIFPCSVFLRGQYGLKNIYLGVPSIIGKSGIEKIVELQLNRKENDLLKKSGDHVRNMINKLKNFNN is encoded by the coding sequence ATGAAAGTAACTATTATTGGAGCAGGAAATGTTGGGGCTTCTTGTGCTAGTTTATTAGCTCAAAAAAATATAGTCCGAAAAATTGTTTTATTAGATATTAGAGAAAAACTTTCAGAAGGAAAAAGCTTAGATATATCTCAAATGCTTCCTTTGATGGAATCCAATACTGAAGTTATTGGAATAACTAATGATTATTCTAAATCAAAAAATTCAGAAATTATCATTATTACTTGTGGAATTCCTAGAAAACCTGGTATGAGTAGAGATGATCTTGTTCAGACTAATGCAGAAATTATTCGTTCTGTAACTAAAAAATCTGTTTTTTTCTCTCCAAAAGCTAAATTCATCGTAGTATCCAATCCATTAGATGTTATGGCATATGTAAGTTATATAACGGCAAAGATAGATCCTTCTCGGATCATTGGTATGGCTGGAATATTGGATTCTACCAGATATCGCTTTTTCTTATCAAAAAAACTAAATATTTCCCCTATTGATATACAATCTTTATTGTTAGGAGGACATGGAGATACTATGGTCCCTTTATATAGATATACATCTGTATCAGGGATTCCTATTAAAGAATTTTTGTCAGAAGAAGAAAATGATGCAATTATTGAAAAAACAAAAAAAGGAGGAGAAGAAATAGTAGATTTGTTAGAAACATCTGCTTGGATGGCGCCCAGTGCATCTATAATAAAAATAGTGGAGGCGATTTTGAAAGATACTAAGCGTATTTTTCCATGTTCTGTTTTTTTAAGAGGACAATATGGATTAAAAAATATATATTTAGGAGTCCCATCTATTATAGGAAAATCTGGAATAGAAAAAATTGTAGAATTGCAATTAAATCGGAAAGAGAATGATCTTTTAAAAAAATCTGGAGATCATGTGAGAAATATGATCAATAAACTTAAAAATTTTAATAATTAA
- a CDS encoding thiamine diphosphokinase, with translation MNHRFHGPEVGLFLNGEIPPFSGKKFPSYKKIFAADGAFYYLNAFGISVDYIIGDFDSISKKDIPTIETHLLNTYDQKYTDFDKALNIIYHKGFFNINVWGASGMEQDHFLGNLSTALKYKKKLSIIFHDKYHCYFFSDKKISFHQKKNKKVSLFPFPKVEGLSTCGLKYSIEKGSLKIGKNIGIRNEAFNQKIEINYKKGELLIFIEK, from the coding sequence ATGAACCACCGATTTCATGGTCCGGAAGTAGGATTATTTCTAAATGGAGAAATCCCTCCTTTTTCAGGAAAAAAGTTTCCTTCTTATAAAAAAATATTTGCAGCGGATGGAGCTTTTTATTATTTAAATGCGTTTGGAATTTCAGTAGATTATATAATTGGAGATTTTGATTCTATTTCAAAAAAAGATATTCCTACTATAGAAACTCATTTATTGAATACTTATGATCAAAAATATACTGATTTTGATAAGGCTTTAAATATTATTTATCATAAAGGATTTTTTAATATAAATGTTTGGGGAGCAAGTGGAATGGAACAAGATCATTTTTTAGGAAATTTATCTACAGCTTTAAAATATAAAAAAAAGTTATCTATTATATTTCATGATAAATATCATTGCTATTTTTTTTCTGATAAAAAAATTTCTTTTCATCAGAAAAAAAATAAAAAAGTGTCTTTATTTCCATTTCCTAAAGTAGAAGGATTATCCACTTGTGGACTAAAATATTCTATAGAAAAAGGATCATTAAAAATAGGAAAAAATATAGGTATTAGAAATGAAGCCTTTAATCAAAAAATAGAAATCAATTACAAAAAAGGAGAATTATTAATATTTATAGAGAAATAA